A genome region from Ptiloglossa arizonensis isolate GNS036 chromosome 4, iyPtiAriz1_principal, whole genome shotgun sequence includes the following:
- the LOC143145450 gene encoding uncharacterized protein LOC143145450 — MSRKGTPSACKSKQIPRIFRNRRGLCSVRGWTHGEVGVVGGSVIGYSESSLLPASPDEDKREEANKKGKQKAGSNDDGTRVQYPETVWIECSQEVTGAANESNVGTIGKTPDVETVADIEKWLKTRTESVSSMDLDAIKSGVEEGVDRYLGAELQHVFLEKDPDGLSIDIDLSDKKLNLGYDPLLQELQNEKLLDACEKDGFILPEFQLDHLDPLALSPDDMMVAGEILPSTSAQPALSVPNRVVEEMCAVPEQTSLIRKTMIVEDQVSHNKSTQIVVDVLQNVNKVSDTQSRKDNGSAVNVTNLYMQNLGSENVIHHLPNTRLVEGNSENIIIEQLKTKAKVKLEPRIIKRRRKISTTVEKKLKNEIKISGEDFIDTEDGVMAVVAISTDKISNMTQIVINTGTEEQIYQGKTSELIEATGNFPKLPKIDTSTAWNNTIEQNTENTNNHEMVISNALEELGITDDNLQPISITEYGKVWNCPREDCSRQFSKLYALKGHLLAHYGVRPFKCDFEGCAWAFYSEFKLKRHKETHLKRKDYVCEVEGCNRRFTTIYNLWSHEKLHNRPNRIVCQVPDCQEKFQTKRALELHMKSHDQSHAPYVCKHEGCGKRYYSSNALTSHQRCHSYKEIDVKCSWPGCGKVFDKPCRLKAHIRSHTGCKPYLCTFQGCQWAFSSSSKLKRHQKKHTNERKFVCDVPSCGKAFMRSEHLKEHRLTHKEGRYFQCFICKAKFSAKSSLYVHIKKHQVKEDVETNSRDIMNGQKRSKVKDTHCSRVNPVVKSKRKSIDLNINTTCLDTSTADKPELTDTNLRNNNENQTKGNAVPPQDKPKTLYHCPVETCTRSYTTKATLRAHMLKVHGTPVEDCDKSSKRVSGNPVCNMDYILYTAPSVSEPTEQMIMVAPCDAVILSASSGIDRSLPEPEPPPLTNILKTSESSPHVMMHRQISDQHVRKDQGSARTDLTFSDVWKLKANGAVLDSLVGASDVVLGASDLEEGLLLTEELPSMYYQDDVVGTEYQVLLLDSVPSESTINLRGLE; from the exons ATGTCTCGTAAAGGAACTCCCTCCGCTTGCAAGTCAAAACAAATCCCGCGAATCTTTCGTAATCGACGCGGTTTGTGTTCGGTTCGCGGTTGGACGCACGGTGAGGTCGGCGTTGTGGGTGGATCCGTGATAGGTTATTCTGAATCGAGTCTGCTGCCCGCTTCGCCGGACGAGGACAAAAGAGAGGAAgcaaataaaaaaggaaaacagaAAGCGGGGAGCAACGACGACGGGACAAGAGTACAGTACCCCGAGACAGTCTGGATAGAGTGTAGCCAAGAGGTGACCGGTGCCGCGAACGAGTCGAATGTTGGCACGATCGGTAAAACCCCGGACGTCGAGACAGTAGCTGATATCGAGAAATGGTTAAAAACGCGTACGGAATCGGTGTCGAGCATGGACCTGGACGCGATCAAGTCCGGGGTCGAGGAGGGCGTCGACCGATACCTGGGCGCGGAACTCCAGCACGTTTTTCTGGAAAAGGACCCTGATGGCTTGTCGATCGACATCGATCTGTCCGATAAGAAACTTAACCTAGGTTATGATCCGTTGCTTCAAGAGTTGCAAAACGAGAAGCTGCTCGATGCCTGCGAGAAGGATGGATTCATACTGCCGGAGTTCCAATTGGATCATTTGGATCCGTTAGCGTTATCTCCAGACGACATGATGGTCGCCGGTGAAATCTTGCCGTCGACTAGCGCTCAACCCGCGTTAAGTGTTCCTAATAGGGTCGTCGAAGAAATGTGCGCGGTACCGGAACAAACCTCTTTGATAAGAAAGACTATGATCGTGGAAGATCAAGTGTCTCATAATAAATCTACACAGATCGTCGTTGAcgttttacaaaatgtaaaCAAAGTGAGTGACACTCAGTCTCGAAAGGATAACGGCTCAGCGGTGAACGTTACGAATCTGTATATGCAGAATCTCGGTTCAGAAAATGTGATACATCATTTGCCAAACACCAGGTTGGTCGAAGGTAATTCTGAGAATATTATAATTGAACAGTTAAAAACTAAAGCTAAGGTGAAGTTGGAGCCACGAATTATTAAAAGACGTAGGAAAATATCGACAACCGTAGagaagaaattaaagaacgagATTAAAATATCCGGTGAAGATTTTATAGACACGGAAGATGGTGTGATGGCAGTTGTAGCAATATCGACCGATAAAATCTCAAATATGACCCAAATCGTTATAAACACTGGTACAGAGGAACAGATTTATCAGGGAAAGACTTCGGAACTCATAGAAGCTACAGGAAACTTTCCAAAATTACCAAAAATAGATACTTCAACAGCATGGAACAACACGATAGaacaaaatacagaaaatactaATAATCATGAAATGGTAATATCCAATGCTTTAGAAGAATTGGGCATTACGGATGATAACTTACAACCAATATCAATTACCGAATATGGAAAAGTATGGAACTGTCCGCGCGAAGATTGCAGTAGACAGTTCAGCAAGCTTTATGCTTTGAAAGGCCATTTATTAGCTCACTATGGTGTGAGACCGTTTAAG TGTGATTTCGAAGGATGTGCTTGGGCTTTTTATTCAGAATTTAAGCTTAAACGGCACAAAGAGACACATTTAAAACGTAAAGACTACGTTTGCGAGGTAGAGGGTTGTAACCGTCGATTTActacaatttataatttatggaGCCACGAAAAATTACATAATCGCCCTAATAGAATAGTGTGTCAAGTGCCAGACTGCCAAGAAAAGTTCCAAACAAAGAGAGCCCTGGAACTGCATATGAAGTCTCATGACCAAAGTCATGCTCCATATGTTTGTAAACATGAAGGATGTGGAAAGAGGTACTATAGTAGCAATGCTTTGACATCGCATCAACGATGTCATAGTTATAAGGAAATAGATGTAAAGTGTTCGTGGCCAGGCTGCGGGAAAGTATTTGATAAACCGTGTAGGCTGAAAGCACACATACGTTCGCATACTGGCTGCAAGCCTTATCTTTGTACATTTCAAGGTTGCCAGTGGGCGTTCTCGTCGTCTAGCAAATTAAAAAGGCACCAGAAAAAGCACACCAATGAACGTAAATTTGTGTGCGACGTTCCTTCCTGTGGAAAAGCATTTATGAGATCAGAGCATCTCAAAGAGCATAGATTAACACATAAGGAAGGCAGATACTTTCAGTGTTTTATATGTAAAGCAAAGTTTTCTGCGAAAAGCAGTTTATATGTTCATATTAAAAAACATCAAGTTAAGGAAGATGTAGAAACAAATTCGCGTGACATTATGAATGGACAGAAACGTAGTAAAGTAAAGGATACACATTGTTCCAGGGTAAATCCGGTTGTGAAATCAAAGAGAAAGTCAATAGATCTGAATATAAATACAACTTGCTTAGACACATCAACAGCAGACAAACCGGAATTGACTGATACAAATCTcagaaataataatgaaaatcaaACTAAAGGCAATGCAGTGCCTCCACAAGATAAACCTAAAACTTTGTATCACTGTCCAGTAGAAACCTGTACACGTTCTTATACTACAAAAGCCACATTAAGAGCACATATGTTAAAAGTGCATGGCACTCCTGTTGAAGATTGTGATAAATCATCGAAAAGAGTGTCTGGGAATCCAGTTTGTAACATGGATTACATTTTATATACAGCGCCATCAGTGTCAGAGCCTACAGAGCAAATGATAATGGTAGCACCGTGTGATGCTGTTATCCTTAGTGCTTCTTCGGGAATAGATCGTTCTCTACCTGAACCGGAACCACCGCCTCTTACTAATATATTAAAAACTTCAGAATCTTCTCCACATGTTATGATGCATCGGCAAATATCTGATCAACATGTGAGAAAAGATCAAGGATCAGCAAGGACTGATTTAACATTTTCTGATGTGTGGAAGTTAAAGGCAAATGGTGCTGTGTTAGATTCTCTTGTTGGAGCATCCGATGTTGTGTTAGGTGCAAGTGATTTAGAGGAAGGTTTATTGCTCACAGAGGAATTACCTTCTATGTATTATCAAGATGATGTAGTAGGAACAGAGTATCAGGTACTGTTACTTGATTCAGTACCTTCTGAAAGTACTATAAATTTGCGGGGGCTTGAATAG
- the LOC143145492 gene encoding protein rolling stone isoform X3, whose product MVKHACVLECSVTGRRAMVNKFWCQEVARKWFYKKDEPPHARHFSEPKCQKHVATWYLLYRWLIFTAWASIIVCSIFEFGSYKPMAAYDKWPIYLTNWDLVLGLSQALLGGLLASRRWKLQKVSDFNPSILTLGLTERAYWFLYVVTMNIALGVTVSYWCSIYDPKIHHLDPLNIMLHVCNSILMIIDFCVTNIPFRLKNFWWCLTIVFGYTIFSLIYFFAGGLDKNGYHYIYKILDWKKPVQATLVCLGEAVFITVLYSVVCLLEQIKHRVYVKIGIKSIIETQNSVTEKRADIV is encoded by the exons ATGGTGAAGCACGCATGTGTACTAGAATGCAGCGTCACTG GTCGTCGAGCAATGGTAAACAAATTTTGGTGTCAGGAGGTAGCAAGGAAGTGGTTTTACAAGAAGGACGAACCACCGCATGCACGACACTTTTCCGAGCCGAAATGTCAGAAACACGTAGCCACCTGGTATCTGCTTTACCGTTGGTTAATCTTCACGGCCTGGGCCTCTATCATCGTGTGTTCAATCTTCGAGTTCGGTAGCTACAAACCCATGGCCGCGTACGATAAATGGCCAATTTACTTGACTAACTGGGACTTAGTGTTGGGCCTGTCTCAAGCCCTACTTGGTGGACTTCTCGCATCGAGAAGATGGAAACTGCAAAAAGTATCAGACTTCAATCCATCTATATTAACGTTAGGATTAACAGAGAGGGCTTATTGGTTCCTTTACGTAGTAACTATGAATATCGCGCTCGGCGTTACGGTCTCCTATTGGTGCAGTATTTACGATCCTAAAATACATCATTTAGATCCTCTAAATATCATGCTGCATGTGTGCAACAGTATACTAATGATTATTGATTTTTGCGTTACAAACATTCCATTTAGATTAAAGAACTTTTGGTGGTGTTTAACTATAGTGTTCGGTTATACAATTTTCTCgctaatatatttttttgccGGCGGTTTAGATAAGAATGGCTACCATTATATCTATAAGATTCTCGATTGGAAAAAGCCGGTACAAGCTACATTAGTTTGTCTTGGCGAGGCTGTTTTTATAACTGTGTTGTATTCTGTAGTATGTCTTCTCGAACAAATCAAACATCGAGTTTATGTTAAGATCGGTATAAAATCGATCATCGAAACGCAAAATTCTGTTACGGAAAAACGTGCCGATATCGTTTGA
- the LOC143145492 gene encoding protein rolling stone isoform X4 gives MLVPCRRAMVNKFWCQEVARKWFYKKDEPPHARHFSEPKCQKHVATWYLLYRWLIFTAWASIIVCSIFEFGSYKPMAAYDKWPIYLTNWDLVLGLSQALLGGLLASRRWKLQKVSDFNPSILTLGLTERAYWFLYVVTMNIALGVTVSYWCSIYDPKIHHLDPLNIMLHVCNSILMIIDFCVTNIPFRLKNFWWCLTIVFGYTIFSLIYFFAGGLDKNGYHYIYKILDWKKPVQATLVCLGEAVFITVLYSVVCLLEQIKHRVYVKIGIKSIIETQNSVTEKRADIV, from the exons ATGCTAGTACCTT GTCGTCGAGCAATGGTAAACAAATTTTGGTGTCAGGAGGTAGCAAGGAAGTGGTTTTACAAGAAGGACGAACCACCGCATGCACGACACTTTTCCGAGCCGAAATGTCAGAAACACGTAGCCACCTGGTATCTGCTTTACCGTTGGTTAATCTTCACGGCCTGGGCCTCTATCATCGTGTGTTCAATCTTCGAGTTCGGTAGCTACAAACCCATGGCCGCGTACGATAAATGGCCAATTTACTTGACTAACTGGGACTTAGTGTTGGGCCTGTCTCAAGCCCTACTTGGTGGACTTCTCGCATCGAGAAGATGGAAACTGCAAAAAGTATCAGACTTCAATCCATCTATATTAACGTTAGGATTAACAGAGAGGGCTTATTGGTTCCTTTACGTAGTAACTATGAATATCGCGCTCGGCGTTACGGTCTCCTATTGGTGCAGTATTTACGATCCTAAAATACATCATTTAGATCCTCTAAATATCATGCTGCATGTGTGCAACAGTATACTAATGATTATTGATTTTTGCGTTACAAACATTCCATTTAGATTAAAGAACTTTTGGTGGTGTTTAACTATAGTGTTCGGTTATACAATTTTCTCgctaatatatttttttgccGGCGGTTTAGATAAGAATGGCTACCATTATATCTATAAGATTCTCGATTGGAAAAAGCCGGTACAAGCTACATTAGTTTGTCTTGGCGAGGCTGTTTTTATAACTGTGTTGTATTCTGTAGTATGTCTTCTCGAACAAATCAAACATCGAGTTTATGTTAAGATCGGTATAAAATCGATCATCGAAACGCAAAATTCTGTTACGGAAAAACGTGCCGATATCGTTTGA
- the LOC143145492 gene encoding protein rolling stone isoform X5, whose translation MVNKFWCQEVARKWFYKKDEPPHARHFSEPKCQKHVATWYLLYRWLIFTAWASIIVCSIFEFGSYKPMAAYDKWPIYLTNWDLVLGLSQALLGGLLASRRWKLQKVSDFNPSILTLGLTERAYWFLYVVTMNIALGVTVSYWCSIYDPKIHHLDPLNIMLHVCNSILMIIDFCVTNIPFRLKNFWWCLTIVFGYTIFSLIYFFAGGLDKNGYHYIYKILDWKKPVQATLVCLGEAVFITVLYSVVCLLEQIKHRVYVKIGIKSIIETQNSVTEKRADIV comes from the coding sequence ATGGTAAACAAATTTTGGTGTCAGGAGGTAGCAAGGAAGTGGTTTTACAAGAAGGACGAACCACCGCATGCACGACACTTTTCCGAGCCGAAATGTCAGAAACACGTAGCCACCTGGTATCTGCTTTACCGTTGGTTAATCTTCACGGCCTGGGCCTCTATCATCGTGTGTTCAATCTTCGAGTTCGGTAGCTACAAACCCATGGCCGCGTACGATAAATGGCCAATTTACTTGACTAACTGGGACTTAGTGTTGGGCCTGTCTCAAGCCCTACTTGGTGGACTTCTCGCATCGAGAAGATGGAAACTGCAAAAAGTATCAGACTTCAATCCATCTATATTAACGTTAGGATTAACAGAGAGGGCTTATTGGTTCCTTTACGTAGTAACTATGAATATCGCGCTCGGCGTTACGGTCTCCTATTGGTGCAGTATTTACGATCCTAAAATACATCATTTAGATCCTCTAAATATCATGCTGCATGTGTGCAACAGTATACTAATGATTATTGATTTTTGCGTTACAAACATTCCATTTAGATTAAAGAACTTTTGGTGGTGTTTAACTATAGTGTTCGGTTATACAATTTTCTCgctaatatatttttttgccGGCGGTTTAGATAAGAATGGCTACCATTATATCTATAAGATTCTCGATTGGAAAAAGCCGGTACAAGCTACATTAGTTTGTCTTGGCGAGGCTGTTTTTATAACTGTGTTGTATTCTGTAGTATGTCTTCTCGAACAAATCAAACATCGAGTTTATGTTAAGATCGGTATAAAATCGATCATCGAAACGCAAAATTCTGTTACGGAAAAACGTGCCGATATCGTTTGA
- the LOC143145492 gene encoding protein rolling stone isoform X2, protein MVLTSYRSLSILKRFLFLLIQCGSCRRAMVNKFWCQEVARKWFYKKDEPPHARHFSEPKCQKHVATWYLLYRWLIFTAWASIIVCSIFEFGSYKPMAAYDKWPIYLTNWDLVLGLSQALLGGLLASRRWKLQKVSDFNPSILTLGLTERAYWFLYVVTMNIALGVTVSYWCSIYDPKIHHLDPLNIMLHVCNSILMIIDFCVTNIPFRLKNFWWCLTIVFGYTIFSLIYFFAGGLDKNGYHYIYKILDWKKPVQATLVCLGEAVFITVLYSVVCLLEQIKHRVYVKIGIKSIIETQNSVTEKRADIV, encoded by the exons ATGGTGTTAACGTCATACAGGAGTCTGTCGATCCTAAAACGATTCCTCTTTCTTCTCATACAATGTGGGTCAT GTCGTCGAGCAATGGTAAACAAATTTTGGTGTCAGGAGGTAGCAAGGAAGTGGTTTTACAAGAAGGACGAACCACCGCATGCACGACACTTTTCCGAGCCGAAATGTCAGAAACACGTAGCCACCTGGTATCTGCTTTACCGTTGGTTAATCTTCACGGCCTGGGCCTCTATCATCGTGTGTTCAATCTTCGAGTTCGGTAGCTACAAACCCATGGCCGCGTACGATAAATGGCCAATTTACTTGACTAACTGGGACTTAGTGTTGGGCCTGTCTCAAGCCCTACTTGGTGGACTTCTCGCATCGAGAAGATGGAAACTGCAAAAAGTATCAGACTTCAATCCATCTATATTAACGTTAGGATTAACAGAGAGGGCTTATTGGTTCCTTTACGTAGTAACTATGAATATCGCGCTCGGCGTTACGGTCTCCTATTGGTGCAGTATTTACGATCCTAAAATACATCATTTAGATCCTCTAAATATCATGCTGCATGTGTGCAACAGTATACTAATGATTATTGATTTTTGCGTTACAAACATTCCATTTAGATTAAAGAACTTTTGGTGGTGTTTAACTATAGTGTTCGGTTATACAATTTTCTCgctaatatatttttttgccGGCGGTTTAGATAAGAATGGCTACCATTATATCTATAAGATTCTCGATTGGAAAAAGCCGGTACAAGCTACATTAGTTTGTCTTGGCGAGGCTGTTTTTATAACTGTGTTGTATTCTGTAGTATGTCTTCTCGAACAAATCAAACATCGAGTTTATGTTAAGATCGGTATAAAATCGATCATCGAAACGCAAAATTCTGTTACGGAAAAACGTGCCGATATCGTTTGA